In Cryptomeria japonica chromosome 5, Sugi_1.0, whole genome shotgun sequence, the genomic window TGACAACAATTAACCAAATGGTTGATCCATCACTAAACAGGGAATGGTATTAAGAGGCAGTACCAACAATGATTAATAATATCAATTACAGTAATAATTTAGACAACGATACAAACCAGCATATAAAACATTGCCTGATTGAAGTCAGACGAAGATCATGTCAATTATGAAAGAGTCACAATTAATAAATCCTTGCGGAGAGGAGATGCTATGTTATTAGTTAGACACTTATGAAGAGACACGATTTAGGGCGGAGGATGCAACGCTTCACTATCGCACCCTCATCGCATATTAAAGAAACTTCATATCATTCCCAAGGAAGGGATTCATACTATTactgtttgtagcttcagtcgaatgatcatttagaatacatataatatatgttgattaataataatatattactatgttatattattatattattattaatcatataaaatttaatattcaatattaatctattatattattctaaattaataattgattgatgaagcattataatattgattaaattattataattaaaggagagacatgtccgttcaaggacatgcctctccaaaggaatatatatagtataatgttattcaatttgagaacacatagaattccaagaatgcaagtatcagattgaatcagatatatacattaaaatacatccaataaaacctaggaaaatcaacatggtatcagagctcaagcctgtgaagtttaatttggaggttggagaggattggagaattcagttttttcTAGAATTTTCAATCTAAAATATGCCATTGTACGGCCCTTGGTTTGgctcaaaatgaggactataatatatggatggaaagatctgtgtttctagttttcaaatatgtttatctcatcaaatttgattcagttttgtgcaagatatgacgaCTTTGGTGCAAGTCACTTGAAACCTTACCaagggttagcagttttgggaaaaatgtcataacttttgttgtaaccgttggatctggctacaacttggaggaaatgtttgtaattagattttctaacatctcaccgaagagattggataaatttggtaaattgcaaaagttattaacgactgtgtctggcagatcataatgaaagtgttgatcaaaattatgaaaaatgttctacatcattcaaagggaattatgatgagagatgattcatgcgtgatatttcttatatgggctcaccttatgaaagaaaatgttttagaacttaagataagtattccatgttttattaaggcacatgaattattgagtttgtaatttatgctataatattggctagtaaaatcttgtatgcttctatcattggtattttTGTTCGAGATAATTTATgagctatttgtaatctctctctgacatacctgcaggacgaaagcacaataaaattgaattaaagggagaaataaattgatgcttataaacgaattgatgattgagaccagatgCAGAGGGAGTTTAACATTTCAAAAGAGAacaagaggttgatacaagaacttgagcttcagaAAGAGCAGATGGTTCAGTCAAATTGTGACAATttcgatcatagtgattgagagggattttcactattgaaggtgaaacacttatgaggtaaaaCTTGATCCAATTGATTGTTatactaatgaaatcatttaatgTCTTATGGGccttgtgtaaatcataaggaagtgacgacttccaaatgattttcacttgtatttttgaggttattggaagataacgatcttacaataacttgagcttgtggatagaatcgccaacagaggcaatccacatgagagctcgtggatagaattgccgactgaggcaatccacgtaagagttTGTGGATAGAATcctcgactgaggcaatccacgtgagagctcatggatagaatcaccaactgaggcaatccacttaagagcttgtggatagaatcgccgactgaggcaatccacgtgagagctcatggatagaatcgccgactgaggcaatccacgtgagagctcatggatagaatcgccaactgaggcaatccacgtaagaccttatggatagaatcgccgactgagccaatccacgtgagagctcatggatagaatcgctgactgaggcaatccacgtgagagctcatggatacaatcgccgactgaggcaatccacgtcagagctcatggatagaatcgccgactgaggcaatcgacacaagagtttgtgaatagaatcgtcgatggaggcaaattcacaccttgagactatggttccctgtgatgagcatcatatggttgatgcaaatactcccaatatcatgagaagatatttttgagttatggtgaatatcatgtgccttgatattcttgtttataccatacttcctgatatcatagtgagataatattttctctattccataattaatctagacttaatgcatttgcattgattttatcttccctagctaagagggagtgttaattatgttttgtgtagctatggtgagggccataagtgttgacatgaGAAATCACTACACATTCtgtctgatcatcctccctagctaagagggagtgttaatgtttgtagcttcagtcgaatgatcatttagaatacatataatatatgttgattaataataatatattattatgttatattattatattattattaatcatataaaatttaatattcaatattaatctattatattattctaaattaataattgattgatgaagcaatataatattgattaaattattataattaaaggagagacatgtccattcattattaatcatataaaatttaatattcaatattaatctattatattattctaaattaataattgattgatgaagcaatataatattgattaaattattataattaaaggagagacatgtccattcaaggacatgcctctccaaaggaatatatatagtataatgttattcaatttgagaacacatagaattccaagaatgcaagtatcagattgaatcatatatatacattaaaatacatccaataaaacctgggaaaatcaacacaTACTACCACAGAACATACTTAATAAGGAGCTATATCGATAGTGCAGTAGATCAATGGGGTAAGCATTGATCAAAATCATTCACAACTACGTATTTGCTCAGGGAATTGTATTACAGCCATGGAGGGTGGTACTGATCGACCATTGGCATCATAAGAACATACGTACATAGAGACATCAGCCAGAGGCTTTGCACAGAGATGAAAACATGGGTGCAGCGACTAGCATGGACAGTCTTTAATAAAGAATGGCTATTAGCAAGGGAATAGCCATAAGGAATATAATATGGATTCCTAGCGTTAGTGGCAGCAATTATTTCATTAACCTGTGCACTTGTGGTTAGTGGCTATTAATATAGGTGTGAAGTATTAATGATTGACTGTGAATAATTGGCAGAAGAGTGAAGCAGGATCGGTATCGAAGTTGCTTTctagtaaatattatatcataaCATCAAATCGAAACCATCTAGGGATATTGGAGACAACAACAGTATGACAGATGCAGATTGACATTATCAGAGATAACGTCGTTAATCATTATTGCAATCATAGGCCTTCATAACATGGGCTGTCATTATATACTTTGCATAAAGACATATAAGGAACGTTAGACATTGGAAAGGGGTTATTATGGTCATTACAATAAAGCAAGATAAGTTCTATATTTCATACTATTGTTAAGATTATGAGTTAAaagatataataaaatatatacagtttgatgaaattatatttattaatatattactatcctcactttgAGTTAGAATGGTTGTTTCAGGACTAAATCAAATCAGGACATTACATTTATCCCAATGTGCTGTTTTTGGTAAATTATTTTTGGGAGTCTATATTTGAATCTCTTTTCATACAAGGGAAGGGACCTCTATATGTTAGCTCATAGTAATTTGAAAATTCCTATTGGTAATTTAACTAGAGATTGCCTAAATTTATATTTAGTTTTGATTGcctaattttatatttagttttagtGGATAGAATTTTGTAATAAAGCGATTGCGTGCAAGCTATTAATTCCTGAAGTATGAGTGCACTTAATTCTAATATTATTTCCATGCAATGTCTAGTAAAGCCTTATAAATGTGTCATTTGCACTTAAATTTCTAATGGTAATTCATATGCCTACTTGTCACTGAAATTGCTATTCAGTAGGTATTGTTAATGCAGAATTCATTATTCACTCAATCAAAATTAGTATTGCTCTTTTGCTTCTAAATATTTAAGTGTTCCAGCTTGTGTCTTATTGGTGCTTTTACGAGTTAAATATCACTTTAAAATTATCAAAAGCTTTGTATTAAAGTAGATATCAAGTCAATCAATGTAGGTTTGAATGCAATTATTCATCCTTTTCTTATGTGTACTGGCACTACTCATTTGTTGTTTTTAGCTAAACATAAGCCTATAGTAATCATAGGATTTACTTTCTGTAAAAAAGGTATAAAAGGTCTTTTGCCTTGAGTTGAAGTGCATATCAtcctttttctttaggtgagtctcGAAAAACAACTTTAATTTTGTTTAACATATATGAACCACCCTAGAAAACATTAAACAAATCGTAAATAGCAAGTACATATTGTTCAAATTAAGTTGGTTTTATTTTAAAGAAAGCTTCCCCTTCTAATTTGAAATGCAATTCTATCATACATCTATTCTTATTTGTACAtgtgaattaaataaaatatttttaagagaattaaaaaaaatacacaatTGCATTCAACACTTTATGAATAGCAATAAACAGAACCAAATCAAAGCTTCATTCATATATGTGTAATGTCCCATTTTTCTCATAATCACCCATTGAGACATTTAGTCTATTTTAGACTAAATTGGAGTACCAAgggaataataattaattatatattattaatccGAAGTTATCATGGGTTATAATATTTAGTTAAAGGCTGGACCTATTTTAATTATAAAGTGACTTTTTAATGAGTGGAGAATTAATAAAATAAGTCACTTTATAAAAAGggaaaataagaaataaaataaaataataaagtgaaTCTTCTAGAAAACACTTCTAAAAATTTCACTCATGGATCTATAAGGATGAGAAGGCAAGTCATTTTGATTATTCTTGACTAGTTATTTTGAAAGAAACTTTTCCTTGAGAGCTTGAGAGCTTAGCTTGCAAGTTCAATAAACCCTAGGACGGAAACCCTAGAGGTTTTGACTGTTTAGATGAAAAACCCAGACCAGCCCACTTGGTGAATTCATCAGTTGCACTTCATCATTCAATTTGGAGAGATTCGTGGAGTTTCAGAGTTATATCTTTGCAGGTTGAAATATTGTCGGAAAGGTTTTGATCATCATTCTATGTTAGTCTGGTATGTAGAAACCTATTGATAGGTCTGATGTGTAATGGCAGATTTCTGAGTTGTACTTGGGCATGCTTGGCCTATGTATTTGGATGTAAATGTGTGTTCAGAATTTCTGTTTTGTAGCAGCAGACTGAATTTTCCTGAAATCAGATTTGTTCCATATATATGTTTACATTTTTGATGTAATGTGTGTTCAGAATTTCTGATTTGTAGCAGCAGACTGACAATTCCTGAAATCAGATTTGTTCCATATATATGTTTACATTTTTTATGTCATGTATGGTTGGATGAGTTCTTGATTGAAGATATTATCATGAGGGATCATTATCGGTATATGTGTTTGCTGTCCACATTTGTTGTTATCAGAAAAATAAATCAGAATTCTAGGGTTTGGAGCAGAAAACTAAAATGCAGAGAATTAGGGCAGAATTCaagaaattattttcaaaattatagTGCATATCCTATCCGGGTTATTACAGTATGTTATGGCAATGGAAGTTGATAGATACAAACATTTGGAGAGTAATTTATAGGCAAAGAATCTACATCTTGCTTTGTGTGATTGTTCCTAATCCATGCAAAATGACACATCTTTGAAATCATCACTGATTGGTTCAATGCATTTTCCTATTACAATCATTTATTACTTCTTatagtttttttcttctctattgcaTAAAAATTCCAATATTTCAGCTTATTCATTTAAAATAGTTAAAATCAAAGACTTTAAAAAGGACTCTTTCATAACATGTGTATACATTACCTCCTAACGTAAGGCCCTATCATATGTATATTCTTAATTTACGAAGACTACTAGCATGTACATCAGCATGTAGGCTCTTATGTGGTCGACTCACTTGACACATCATGAATTCTATGGTTAGTTATAGGAGGCTATAAACATCCATTTTTTATATAGTTATAGTTCTATACTCTTTTGAATATATAGTAACACTGATTCCTTGAAGGTTCCTCAAACATTCTGTGTTTGTGTTGTGTATTGGACGTTgtgaatatttcctttatgttaGTTATGATATATTGCACTTGAAAATTTGCAGGAAGCACATTATTAGCAGGTTCAGGAGTTTGCTGCATGCCACCCTTCTTTTGTAAAACGCAGACATTAATTAAAGCTTTTATGGCTTTTTTAGAAAAAGCAAGAAACATCGTCTGGTTAGGATGAATAACTAGAATGTATGACATAAAGGACAGAGGATTGAATCAATCAAAGAAATGTTAAAGCCAGTGAAGTGCCTGATGGAATGTCTTAGCTAGAATTAGCTAGAGACAAGCAGGAAATTATTTAGACATAAAACTATACCCCAATGCATGTTTGAGATCTTCTGGTAGACCTTTTCCAACTCCCAAATAAATCAACTTTGCAGCTCAACCCGTTGCATACTCAATATTTTAATTTTCAGTTTGATAGCTTATAGATTTGAGATAGAAAGTGTGATATGATTCCTCTCAAAAAAGGTTTAAGCTCATGTATATCTTGCAGCATGTCACAATGGAGTTGTCATTTAAAACGTATTAATTCTCAGGACATCTAAAAATTATTGAGAGAAAAATACCTCAAGCTAAATGATTCTTCAGTTCATTTCAACCCTCGCTGATAAAAAACTATCAATAAAACGCAATTTACGGAACAACAATCTTCACATAATTTACAAGATTAGTTTTATAAAACTGTAAACATTTAGAAATTACTACAGCTGTCGAATTGAGCACTGAGGATGGGATATTTTGATAAGAGTAATATAGTATGCTTTCCAAGAAGCCGCTACAAATCCAGTTTGATGCAAAACTCAGAGCCATTGGTTTAGTCCTTCAATATAGTGGCCCCATCAGTTTATTTTTGATAAACAAGAGAAGAAAACTGCCAATTGCCATACTTTTATAAGCTATCGGTTCATGCATGGGAAAGAAATCAAAATTGCCTCATCTAACTTATTCTAGCAAGTTAAAGGAATGGCAGTTTGAATACTGTACTTGTCTACATCATTGTGGACATTTTCTTTATCATTAACTAAAAGAAATTAGCTTTCAAATTGAATGTCCAAAAGCATTCACTTTATTATTGTACACTTGCTTTACTCTAGATATTAGGAAGAACTGGGTTGTTCTTCAATATTATCTAGTTTACTATTTAATGGTTGGAGGTAAACTTTAGCCAATAAAAGCAGGACACTATTTACCACTTTTAGATAAGGATGATATGTAAAATTATTATTAACTGTTTGGCCATTGAAGAGTGATATTTAAATAGAGTAGAGGACTGGCTAAAATATGGTATCTTTTCAAGTAAATGCAATACCAATCAGTCCCTCTTCCCACAATTCCAAACCAAAAGCATATATCTGGTTCAGATATTAGagttgaaaatttggaaaaacttaCTTAATCTGAAGAAATATCCTGGGGGACTTGGAAGTGGTGCTATCTGCAAGACTTTGTGTACTTTACCTACATCACTGTGAATCATACAAATACTGACAATTATAACGATGGAGATGATTAACCGTGGTGATATGAGAATTGAACTCAATGAAACTGTTGATGTGAAACTTCTATTCAATATAACAGACTTATAACCTGAAGGAAGTAGATTGGGAGACTGGATTGTGTACAAACCAGTTCATGTGATATAGAATATTTTATTACAAATGTCAAGATAGGATTCAAAATTTTGATTGAAAATTATTATACCTTTTACCGATGAAAGGATCATGGAAGAATTCACATGACTCATTTGGTTTCAGACTTATTAAGCTTCCAAGCTCAGTTGCCGATAAAGCAAATGTCTGCAAGATATCAAGGTCACATATGCAAAGATTGCCTAATGTCAATaattatggaaaattgctttatGCTAGGCCTGTAGCATCAAGAATATCTCCAAAACAGAAAAGCATTAGAATCAGAACCAATCAAGAAAATGCCACATCAGAGAGTTCAAATGTTCTTTAACCACTGTGACTTAGACATCCTCAATCTTATAAAATTAGCAATAGCTATGCAGGAGTATGAAGGACAAGTATTTCCCTCTAGAATATACAACCGTGCAAACAAAGAAGTGAGATGAAACCATAGCTATAAATGGATAGATAATCAGACTAAAACAATCATATGGAATAATACCTGCTTCTTCTTCCAATCATACTTCCGTTCTCCAACAGAATGAGCAAATTGAAGATGAACAGAGCCCACTTTGGAAATTCTAATTGACTCAGGCTATATAGTACATCAAAATCAAAACACAAAGAGCAACTATATTGATCACAAGTTAAAAACTTTAGAGCAAGAAGATGGCTGTTATAAATATTTTCGTGTAAAAAGTTGAAATCTGTATGGAACAAATCACATGATCCTTCTTTGTCAAAGGTATACATACATTCAAGGGACAGAACTCTGGTGCTATTGGCACAATGCAAATTGCACCTCTGCCCTTGTAAATGTGGTAGCTAACAAAAGTGTAGCTACGTTGTCCTGAGAGATGAAATAGTTTTTCCAACTCACATTCATCCACATCATTAAATTTATAGATCAGAAAGAACAAATATAAAAGAAACAACCCTAGAAAAGGGAGACGCTCACCAGAAGTAGAAGTGCTAGGCACCGATGAAATACCATTTGATTTTAAGAAGCTAAATTTAACCAACATTGGCATGTTGATTAACACAACTCTGAAAACACAATGGAAAACATGAATATGAGAGAGAATGATTGAACAAATGTTAAAGTTATGATACATAGAGCAAAAATAATAATTGTCAGAAATATTTCTAATGATAACACATGTAAACTACTAATAATCACATCTGGGCAACAATCTCATAGCCACGGGAAGCTCCAGACTTGCAAATGTAAGTTTACAAGAGATACCAGTATCAGTCTGTTTTACTGACACATATCACAAAATGGACACATTGTGTGGTACAATGATCATTTGTAACCAAATCTTGTTCACTCTAATAAATAAATTAGTCAACACTTTGTCATCTGTAGATGATGGTTTACTAAGATTTCATTTCTTTTCCCTGCACATCAGAGTAATTCAAGCACAAACATTTCGAAGCATCCCATCAGATCAACATACAACGTACAATTGTTGTGCCAATTAAAGATCTGAGGTCTAATACTTTTTTTTTCCAATGTTTTGAATATCCTCTGAGACCCCACTTCAACGAAAGATGAAATCAACAATATGGTATTTTTTATTGTTCTCATTCTTTCTTAAATAAAATGTGTAAATAAGTTCAGACTTTTTTGAAGTATAGTCAACCATTAGAACTCAGTCGTAACAAATTAATAATAGATTTGATTATCATTACGTTGCATATTATATAAGGACCTTTAACCATCCATCACCATCCCTAGCAATATTGTTacctgttaatgtttgtagcttcagtcgaatgatcatttagaatacatataatatatgttgattaataataatatattattatattattattaatcatataaaatttaatattcaatattaatctattatattattctaaattaataattgattgaagaaacattataatattgattaaattattataattaaaggagagacatgtccgttcaaggacatgcctctccaaaggaatatatatagtataatgttattcaatttgagacatagaattccaagaatgcaactatcaaattgaatcagatatatacattaaaatacatccaataaaacctaggaaaatcaacatggtatcagagctcaggcctgtgaagtttaatttggaggttggagagggttggagaattcagtttttttttagaattttcagtctgaaatatgccattgtacggcccttggttggcctcaaaatgaggactataatatgtggatggaaagatctgtgtttctagttttcaaatatgtttatatcatcaaatttgattcagttttgtgcaagatatgacgactttggtgcaggtcacttgaaaccctacctagggttagcagtttggggaaaaatgtcataacttttattttaaccgttggatctgcctataacttggaggaaatgtttgtaattagattttctaacatctcaccgaagagattggataaatttggtaaattgcaaaagttattaacgactgtgtgtggatcataatgaaagtgttgatcaaaattatgaaaatattctacatcattcaaaggga contains:
- the LOC131036540 gene encoding single-stranded DNA-binding protein WHY1, chloroplastic isoform X1 — protein: MRRAINLVDHFRRGQVESSSSSRVVLINMPMLVKFSFLKSNGISSVPSTSTSGQRSYTFVSYHIYKGRGAICIVPIAPEFCPLNPESIRISKVGSVHLQFAHSVGERKYDWKKKQTFALSATELGSLISLKPNESCEFFHDPFIGKSDVGKVHKVLQIAPLPSPPGYFFRLKVSNKIEQIEENFVVPITKAEFTVMRLSFNFILPYIMGWHAVVNSNTGK
- the LOC131036540 gene encoding single-stranded DNA-binding protein WHY1, chloroplastic isoform X2: MRRAINLVDHFRRGQVESSSSSRVVLINMPMLVKFSFLKSNGISSVPSTSTSGQRSYTFVSYHIYKGRGAICIVPIAPEFCPLNPESIRISKVGSVHLQFAHSVGERKYDWKKKQTFALSATELGSLISLKPNESCEFFHDPFIGKSDVGKVHKVLQIAPLPSPPGYFFRLIFFSCLSKIN